A section of the Malania oleifera isolate guangnan ecotype guangnan chromosome 2, ASM2987363v1, whole genome shotgun sequence genome encodes:
- the LOC131149404 gene encoding dof zinc finger protein DOF2.1, which yields MDPSSAQRQDMATANSLESMLVCSKAQAAAERKPRPQPEQALKCPRCDSTNTKFCYYNNYSLTQPRYFCKSCRRYWTKGGTLRNVPVGGGCRKNKRSSSSSSSSSSAKRHQDHHQPLLPTHSNPLSGALPALAYDSCSDLTLALARLHKQQSGQLGFDDNHDLSIFANPNVNAHHQVNLGNPSFGATSSAPTAHPHFVDALRNGFVENPVGGFQSLYYGLGNGNLHPQMDSYGQDIVQLPFEELSSSSGAETTAVTVTTVKQEMMSSADHGGREGGQSSRLWGFPWQHSSAINGGDHPIMGTDHQMIDSGRESWNGFASSWHGLLNSPLM from the exons ATGGATCCTTCAAGCGCACAACGCCAG GATATGGCTACTGCTAATTCTCTGGAAAGCATGTTGGTGTGCTCAAAGGCGCAGGCAGCGGCAGAGAGGAAGCCCAGGCCGCAGCCAGAGCAAGCCCTGAAGTGCCCCAGATGCGACTCCACCAACACTAAGTTCTGCTACTACAACAACTACAGCCTCACTCAGCCAAGGTACTTCTGCAAGTCTTGCCGGAGGTACTGGACCAAAGGGGGTACCCTACGCAACGTCCCCGTCGGCGGAGGTTGCAGGAAAAACAAGaggtcatcttcttcttcttcatcatcctCATCAGCCAAGAGACACCAAGATCATCACCAACCACTCCTGCCCACCCATTCAAACCCACTCTCCGGTGCTCTCCCTGCCCTAGCCTACGACTCCTGCAGTGATCTCACCCTCGCCCTCGCCAGGCTCCACAAGCAACAATCTGGGCAGTTGGGCTTCGATGACAACCATGATCTTTCCATTTTCGCAAACCCTAACGTCAACGCTCATCATCAAGTTAATCTTGGAAACCCTAGTTTTGGCGCCACTTCAAGTGCTCCAACTGCTCATCCCCACTTCGTGGACGCGCTGAGAAATGGGTTTGTTGAGAATCCAGTTGGCGGGTTTCAGAGTTTGTACTACGGGTTGGGCAATGGAAATCTTCATCCGCAGATGGACAGCTACGGGCAGGACATAGTGCAGCTGCCATTCGAGGAGTTGAGCAGCAGCAGTGGTGCAGAGACGACGGCTGTGACGGTGACGACGGTGAAGCAAGAGATGATGAGCAGTGCTGATCATGGCGGCAGAGAAGGGGGTCAGAGCAGTAGGCTGTGGGGGTTTCCGTGGCAGCATAGTAGTGCGATTAACGGTGGAGATCATCCGATCATGGGAACTGATCATCAGATGATTGATTCTGGGAGAGAGAGCTGGAATGGTTTTGCTTCATCCTGGCATGGACTGCTTAATAGCCCTCTGATGTAG